One region of Alcanivorax sediminis genomic DNA includes:
- the glnE gene encoding bifunctional [glutamate--ammonia ligase]-adenylyl-L-tyrosine phosphorylase/[glutamate--ammonia-ligase] adenylyltransferase, with product MNEPQYHALPDELSVLVSQHWQHFVESGNAMPAALHDDLPRVWAGSDYVAVQFQRDPELGQWLVDSDLSQPLEAQSLHQQVRERLVDCDSEDELKRRVRRLRHRHMVRIIWRDLAGMGDYHSTVADLSLLADTLIDESLSLLYRWACERSGTPIGPDGKPVHLVVLAMGKLGAGELNLSSDIDLIFAYEHEGELEGDRRALTYHQFFVRLGQQLIKVLDQTTADGFVFRVDMRLRPWGKSGVLAIGFDAMEGYYETQGREWERYALIKMRPVAGDLKAGARLLKRLNPFVYRRYIDYGAFQSLREMKALIEREVNRKGMQADVKLGAGGIREVEFIVQAFQLIRGGQLPALREPNLIKVLPLLVEQELLPEDVADELTDAYLFLRDVEHRLQGVGDRQTQRLPDDQLGWQRLTFAMGFSERAAFERKLRRYRENVRHHFSQVIADPEQETDAAQGADQELLDLWLGELDDSAAAAQLQAIGVQDADSVYARLNAFRESRAVENMQAIGRERLDRLMPLMLEALGYQGHGETTAVRLLNFVEAVLRRSAYIALLVENPGALTQLVKLSGASPWIAERLALHPVLLDELLDVRTLYSPPELAELDDELRQQLLRVAEDDLEQQMEVLRNFKQAHLLRVAASEVTEVLPLMKVSDYLTWLAESILHQVVMLAWEPLVERHGRPSRDNGQPCNPDFVVVGYGKLGGIELGHNSDLDLVFLHDAASGGMTDGEKSVSNEQFYARLGQRIVHILSTRTMSGQLYEVDTRLRPSGSAGLLVSSMDAFEKYQLNDAWTWEHQALVRARVVAGCSRSRQRFDEIRHKVLCAERDQQKLRDDVLAMRSKMVEHLGDKTGEQFHLKQDPGGIVDIEFMVQYGVLRWASSHGELTRFTDNVRLLETLAALDIMSAQDAGLLREAYLAYRSAAHRASLRKEKSIVDDTQFRDLREGVRAIWKHWFDL from the coding sequence ATGAATGAACCCCAATATCACGCCCTCCCTGACGAACTTTCGGTGCTGGTCAGCCAGCACTGGCAGCATTTCGTTGAATCTGGCAATGCCATGCCTGCCGCGCTCCATGATGACCTGCCCCGTGTCTGGGCTGGGTCGGATTATGTGGCCGTGCAGTTTCAGCGTGATCCGGAGCTGGGGCAGTGGCTGGTCGACAGTGATCTGAGCCAGCCTCTCGAGGCGCAGTCGCTGCATCAACAAGTGCGAGAGCGGCTGGTGGATTGCGACAGCGAGGATGAGCTGAAGCGTCGAGTACGCCGCCTGCGCCATCGTCACATGGTGCGGATCATCTGGCGGGATCTGGCCGGTATGGGGGATTATCACAGTACCGTGGCGGATCTTTCCCTGCTGGCTGACACCCTGATCGACGAATCCCTGTCGCTGCTGTATCGCTGGGCGTGCGAACGTAGCGGCACCCCCATCGGACCGGATGGCAAGCCGGTACACCTGGTTGTGCTGGCCATGGGCAAGCTGGGGGCGGGGGAATTGAACCTGTCGTCAGACATCGATCTGATCTTTGCCTACGAGCATGAAGGGGAGCTGGAAGGAGATCGTCGCGCGCTGACCTATCACCAGTTTTTCGTCCGCCTTGGCCAGCAGTTGATCAAGGTGCTGGACCAGACTACCGCTGACGGCTTTGTGTTCCGGGTGGACATGCGTCTGCGGCCCTGGGGCAAGAGCGGCGTGCTGGCCATCGGCTTTGATGCCATGGAAGGGTATTACGAGACTCAGGGGCGCGAGTGGGAGCGCTATGCGCTGATCAAGATGCGCCCGGTGGCCGGTGACTTGAAGGCGGGGGCGCGCCTGCTCAAGCGGCTCAATCCGTTTGTGTATCGCCGTTATATTGATTACGGCGCCTTCCAGTCCCTGCGGGAAATGAAGGCCCTGATTGAACGCGAAGTGAACCGCAAGGGCATGCAGGCCGACGTGAAGCTGGGCGCTGGCGGCATCCGTGAAGTGGAATTTATCGTTCAGGCGTTCCAGCTGATTCGTGGCGGCCAGCTGCCGGCGCTGCGCGAACCGAACCTGATCAAGGTCTTGCCCTTGTTGGTGGAGCAGGAGCTGCTTCCTGAAGATGTGGCCGATGAACTCACTGATGCCTATCTGTTCCTGCGTGATGTCGAACACCGCTTGCAGGGCGTGGGGGATCGCCAAACCCAGCGTCTACCAGACGACCAGCTGGGCTGGCAGCGACTGACCTTCGCCATGGGCTTTTCCGAACGGGCCGCTTTCGAACGCAAGTTGCGCCGTTACCGGGAAAATGTCCGCCATCATTTTAGTCAGGTCATTGCCGATCCCGAGCAGGAAACGGATGCGGCCCAGGGCGCCGATCAGGAACTGCTGGATCTGTGGCTGGGCGAGTTGGACGACAGCGCGGCCGCCGCGCAGCTGCAGGCCATCGGTGTGCAGGATGCGGATTCGGTTTATGCCCGGCTGAATGCCTTCCGTGAAAGTCGTGCCGTCGAAAACATGCAGGCCATTGGCCGTGAGCGGCTGGACCGGTTGATGCCGCTGATGCTGGAAGCGCTGGGTTACCAGGGGCATGGCGAAACCACGGCCGTGCGGCTGCTCAATTTTGTCGAAGCCGTGCTGCGCCGCAGTGCTTATATCGCGTTGTTGGTGGAAAACCCGGGTGCGCTGACCCAGCTGGTCAAGTTATCCGGTGCCAGCCCCTGGATCGCTGAACGCCTGGCGCTGCATCCGGTGCTGCTGGATGAGCTGCTGGATGTGCGCACGCTGTATTCGCCGCCAGAGCTGGCGGAGCTGGATGATGAGTTGCGCCAGCAGTTGCTGCGGGTCGCGGAAGACGACCTGGAGCAACAAATGGAGGTGCTGCGGAATTTCAAGCAGGCGCATCTGTTGCGGGTGGCGGCCTCGGAAGTGACCGAGGTGCTGCCGCTGATGAAAGTGAGCGATTACCTGACCTGGCTGGCAGAAAGCATTCTGCATCAGGTGGTCATGCTGGCCTGGGAGCCACTGGTGGAACGCCATGGGCGTCCGTCGCGAGATAATGGCCAGCCCTGCAACCCGGACTTTGTGGTGGTGGGCTACGGCAAGCTGGGGGGCATTGAGCTGGGACACAACTCCGATCTGGATCTGGTGTTCCTGCACGACGCCGCCAGCGGTGGCATGACCGATGGTGAGAAATCGGTGTCCAACGAGCAGTTCTATGCCCGTCTTGGCCAGCGCATTGTTCATATTCTTTCTACCCGCACCATGAGCGGCCAGTTGTACGAGGTGGACACCCGCCTGCGTCCGTCCGGCAGTGCCGGTTTGCTGGTGAGCTCCATGGATGCGTTCGAGAAATACCAGCTCAATGATGCCTGGACCTGGGAACACCAGGCTCTGGTGCGTGCCCGAGTGGTGGCCGGTTGCAGTCGTTCACGTCAACGCTTTGACGAGATCCGCCACAAGGTTCTGTGTGCCGAGCGTGACCAGCAGAAGCTGCGCGATGACGTGCTGGCCATGCGCAGCAAGATGGTAGAGCATCTGGGTGACAAAACAGGTGAGCAATTCCACCTGAAGCAGGATCCCGGTGGTATCGTTGATATCGAATTTATGGTGCAATACGGGGTTCTGAGATGGGCCTCCTCCCACGGTGAACTGACCCGCTTCACCGATAATGTGCGGCTGCTGGAAACCCTGGCTGCACTGGACATTATGTCGGCGCAGGACGCCGGCCTGTTACGGGAAGCGTACCTCGCTTACCGGTCCGCGGCCCATCGCGCTTCATTGCGCAAAGAGAAATCCATTGTCGACGACACCCAGTTCCGTGATTTGCGGGAAGGCGTTCGAGCGATCTGGAAGCATTGGTTCGACCTGTAG
- a CDS encoding branched-chain amino acid transaminase: MSMAVRDGFIWLDGELVPWEEAKVHVLTHTLHYGMGVFEGVRAYETAKGPAIFRLKEHTDRLFGSAHIMNMKMPFTKDEINAAQVEAVKANNLPHAYLRPMVFYGSEGMGLRAHNLKVHVMVAAWEWPAYMSPEALELGIKVRTSSYTRHHVNITMCKAKANGNYINSMLALNEALSGGADEALLLDNEGYVAEGSGENIFVIKNGVLFTPELTSCLDGITRKTIIQLAEERGYTVREKRITRDEIYVADEAFFTGTAAEVTPIRELDGRIIGEGKRGPITELLQSTYFDLVTGKLDDQYGEWLTYVS, from the coding sequence ATGTCGATGGCTGTTAGAGACGGTTTTATCTGGCTGGACGGCGAGCTGGTTCCCTGGGAAGAAGCCAAGGTTCACGTCCTCACTCACACTCTTCACTACGGTATGGGTGTCTTTGAAGGGGTGCGAGCCTACGAAACCGCAAAGGGTCCGGCGATTTTTCGCCTGAAAGAGCACACCGACCGTCTGTTTGGCAGTGCTCACATCATGAATATGAAGATGCCGTTCACCAAGGACGAGATCAACGCTGCGCAGGTGGAAGCCGTAAAGGCAAATAACCTGCCCCACGCCTACCTGCGTCCGATGGTGTTCTACGGAAGTGAAGGGATGGGGCTGCGCGCCCATAACCTGAAGGTGCACGTGATGGTTGCCGCCTGGGAGTGGCCCGCCTACATGTCTCCGGAAGCGCTGGAACTGGGTATCAAGGTGCGCACTTCCAGCTACACTCGCCACCACGTGAACATCACCATGTGCAAGGCGAAGGCTAACGGCAACTACATCAACTCCATGCTGGCGCTGAACGAAGCGCTGTCTGGTGGTGCGGATGAAGCCCTGCTGCTGGATAACGAAGGCTATGTGGCAGAAGGTTCCGGCGAGAACATCTTCGTGATCAAGAACGGTGTGCTGTTTACGCCGGAACTGACCTCCTGCCTGGATGGCATCACCCGCAAGACCATCATCCAGCTGGCCGAAGAGCGTGGCTACACGGTGCGTGAGAAGCGTATCACCCGTGATGAAATCTATGTGGCTGACGAAGCCTTCTTCACCGGTACGGCGGCAGAAGTCACCCCCATCCGTGAGCTGGATGGCCGCATCATTGGTGAGGGCAAGCGTGGACCGATCACCGAGCTGCTGCAGAGCACCTACTTTGATCTGGTGACCGGTAAACTGGATGACCAATACGGAGAGTGGCTCACTTACGTGAGCTGA
- the waaF gene encoding lipopolysaccharide heptosyltransferase II: MSQTPSAILVVGPSWVGDMVMAQTLFSELRRQYPDCAIDVLAPAWCRPLLSRMPEVREALALPFDHGDLKLGERRALGKSLRGQYQHCYVLPNSLKSALVPWAAKIPTRIGWRGEMRYGLLNDVRTLDKARYPLMVQRFVALALPVDAPVPLLDEITAPHLEVDDASRAQAMAAHGLAFTRPVLGLCPGAEFGPAKRWPEQHYAAVAQHWIDHGGQVWIFGSGKDQPVANDIVAALDDSAREHATVLAGKTSLEEAVDLLSATNAVVSNDSGLMHIAAALKRPLVAVYGSTSPGFTPPLGDRVAVVRLGLECSPCFERECPLGHLNCLKQLPPSQVIDALQQLETADA, translated from the coding sequence ATGTCCCAGACTCCGTCCGCCATCCTTGTCGTCGGCCCGTCCTGGGTCGGCGACATGGTGATGGCGCAGACCCTGTTTTCCGAATTGCGTCGCCAATACCCCGACTGTGCCATTGATGTGCTGGCGCCGGCCTGGTGTCGGCCGCTGTTGTCGCGCATGCCGGAAGTCCGTGAAGCTCTCGCGCTACCTTTTGATCATGGCGATTTGAAGCTGGGGGAGCGTCGTGCGCTGGGCAAGTCTCTGCGCGGCCAGTACCAGCACTGCTATGTGCTGCCCAACTCCCTCAAGTCAGCCTTGGTGCCCTGGGCGGCGAAGATCCCGACCCGTATCGGCTGGCGTGGAGAAATGCGCTATGGCCTGCTCAATGATGTGCGTACTCTGGACAAGGCCCGCTATCCGTTGATGGTGCAGCGCTTTGTGGCGCTGGCTTTGCCGGTGGATGCGCCGGTGCCATTGCTGGATGAAATTACTGCGCCGCATCTGGAAGTGGATGACGCGTCCCGTGCCCAGGCCATGGCGGCACACGGGCTTGCCTTCACGCGGCCCGTGTTGGGGTTGTGTCCTGGTGCTGAGTTCGGTCCGGCCAAGCGCTGGCCGGAGCAGCACTACGCGGCGGTGGCCCAGCACTGGATTGATCACGGAGGTCAGGTGTGGATCTTCGGGTCTGGAAAGGATCAGCCTGTGGCCAACGATATTGTGGCTGCACTGGATGATAGTGCCCGGGAGCATGCCACCGTGCTGGCGGGCAAGACATCGCTGGAAGAAGCGGTGGATCTGCTCTCTGCGACCAATGCGGTTGTCAGCAATGATTCAGGCTTGATGCATATTGCTGCTGCGCTCAAGCGGCCGCTGGTGGCGGTGTATGGCTCTACCTCGCCCGGCTTTACGCCACCACTGGGTGATCGGGTGGCGGTGGTACGTCTGGGGCTGGAGTGCAGCCCCTGTTTCGAGCGGGAGTGCCCGCTTGGGCATCTGAACTGCCTCAAGCAGCTGCCCCCGAGTCAAGTGATTGATGCCCTGCAGCAGCTTGAAACAGCTGATGCCTGA
- the waaC gene encoding lipopolysaccharide heptosyltransferase I — protein sequence MRVLLIKTSSMGDVIHTLPALTDAKAAIPGLQVDWVVEEGFADLARRHPAVNQVFPCALRRWRKHPFKARRSGEWDAFKSALQATQYDAVIDAQGLIKSAFIARLARGPKFGLDKYSAREGLSARVLDHPQAVAKGQHAILRVRQLFAQSLGYALPAGAPDAGLPREHVPASLSQPATLVFCHGTTWGTKHYPEVFWQQLVGLACADGHRVYLPWGNDDEKARADRLAADFASAEVLPKMDLDALTDKLLSWDAFVAVDTGLAHLAAAAGLPGIALYGPTDPVLTGVLGLRAKSLAADFPCAPCVQERCTYRGELGKGVSPPCFSTLKPHFVWQRLRELCI from the coding sequence ATGCGCGTGCTGCTGATCAAGACCTCCTCCATGGGGGACGTGATTCATACCTTGCCTGCGCTGACCGATGCGAAAGCAGCGATTCCTGGTTTGCAGGTAGATTGGGTTGTCGAAGAAGGTTTTGCCGATCTGGCTCGCCGTCACCCGGCGGTCAACCAGGTCTTCCCCTGCGCGCTGCGTCGCTGGCGCAAGCATCCGTTCAAGGCCCGTCGCTCTGGCGAGTGGGACGCGTTCAAATCTGCCCTTCAGGCAACACAATACGATGCGGTCATTGATGCCCAGGGTTTGATCAAGAGCGCGTTCATTGCCCGGCTGGCCCGTGGCCCCAAGTTTGGCCTCGACAAGTACTCTGCCCGTGAAGGTCTCTCCGCCAGGGTGCTTGACCATCCCCAGGCCGTCGCCAAAGGGCAGCATGCGATTCTCCGGGTGAGGCAGCTGTTTGCACAATCCCTGGGTTATGCATTGCCTGCCGGGGCCCCGGATGCGGGGCTGCCGCGTGAGCATGTGCCCGCTTCGTTGTCCCAACCTGCAACCCTGGTGTTTTGTCACGGCACAACTTGGGGCACCAAGCATTACCCGGAGGTGTTCTGGCAACAATTGGTGGGGCTGGCCTGTGCAGACGGGCATCGCGTGTACCTGCCCTGGGGCAATGACGACGAGAAGGCCCGGGCGGACCGGCTGGCTGCGGACTTTGCTTCGGCTGAGGTATTGCCGAAGATGGATCTGGATGCGCTCACCGACAAATTACTCAGCTGGGATGCCTTTGTGGCCGTCGATACCGGTCTGGCTCATCTGGCCGCAGCGGCGGGCCTGCCGGGAATTGCCCTGTATGGGCCGACGGATCCAGTGCTCACCGGTGTGCTCGGGTTGCGTGCTAAATCCCTTGCCGCAGATTTTCCTTGTGCGCCTTGTGTCCAGGAAAGGTGTACCTATCGGGGGGAGTTGGGCAAGGGGGTCTCGCCGCCCTGCTTCAGTACTCTGAAACCTCATTTTGTCTGGCAGCGACTACGGGAGTTATGCATATGA
- a CDS encoding glycosyltransferase family 4 protein, with the protein MTQQPFTVAFALFRYFPYGGLQRDFLRVAELCVQAGYLVEVLTTGWEGDRPDWLKVTIEQVGPRTNHAAMVAFGSRALKFKQEVEAKVLVVFNRLPGGDLYFAADDCFAMRVKEKNAFTRLLPRYRTYLNLEQQLFSPASHTRILFLNNSQRDDYLGEYALDQRRYRVLPPGVRDDRRPGENAASLREKVRKEFAVADRECLLLFLGSDFRRKGLGRVLRAMASLPEALRSVKLLVVGEDDSAPFLAELDKLGLVGSVIFAGARDDVPALLQGADLLIHPAFHEAAGMVLVESLVAGLPILTTAACGYASYVRESGAGQVVASPFAQSELDQALADMLRGDRSGYRNAALHYADRVDLFGMHQQVLAEIEALLNS; encoded by the coding sequence ATGACGCAGCAGCCTTTTACCGTGGCTTTCGCATTGTTCCGTTATTTCCCTTATGGCGGTTTGCAGCGTGACTTTCTTCGGGTGGCAGAATTATGTGTGCAAGCGGGGTATCTGGTTGAGGTTCTAACGACAGGCTGGGAGGGGGATCGCCCTGATTGGCTCAAGGTTACTATTGAGCAGGTTGGTCCCCGTACTAATCATGCTGCTATGGTGGCTTTTGGCAGTAGGGCACTTAAGTTCAAGCAAGAGGTGGAAGCAAAGGTCTTGGTGGTCTTTAACCGCTTACCAGGGGGAGACTTGTACTTTGCTGCTGATGATTGTTTCGCTATGCGGGTCAAGGAAAAAAATGCTTTTACTAGGCTGTTGCCGCGATACCGGACGTACCTGAATCTTGAACAGCAGCTATTTTCACCGGCCAGCCATACCCGGATCTTGTTTCTCAATAACAGTCAGCGTGATGATTATCTCGGTGAATATGCATTGGACCAGCGTCGCTACCGGGTTCTACCCCCAGGGGTGCGTGATGATCGACGCCCCGGCGAAAATGCAGCGTCTCTGAGGGAGAAGGTTCGCAAAGAGTTTGCAGTCGCAGACAGGGAGTGTCTGCTGTTGTTTCTTGGGTCGGATTTTCGTCGCAAGGGGCTTGGGCGGGTACTGAGGGCGATGGCCAGCCTGCCGGAGGCGTTACGGTCGGTTAAGTTGTTGGTGGTGGGTGAAGATGACAGCGCCCCCTTCCTTGCTGAGCTCGACAAGCTGGGCCTGGTTGGCAGCGTGATCTTTGCCGGTGCCCGTGATGACGTACCGGCTTTACTACAGGGGGCGGACCTCTTGATACATCCTGCTTTCCATGAAGCTGCGGGAATGGTGTTGGTGGAATCGCTGGTGGCCGGGTTGCCGATTTTGACGACGGCTGCCTGTGGTTATGCCAGTTATGTAAGAGAGTCTGGTGCTGGGCAGGTCGTTGCGTCTCCGTTTGCGCAGTCTGAGCTGGATCAGGCGCTGGCGGACATGCTTCGTGGTGATCGCTCGGGTTACCGGAACGCCGCTCTACATTATGCTGACCGGGTGGATCTGTTTGGCATGCATCAACAGGTTCTGGCGGAAATCGAGGCGCTGCTGAACTCATGA
- the rfaP gene encoding lipopolysaccharide core heptose(I) kinase RfaP, with protein sequence MTELFLRDELARAWQQKDPFDCVVALEGEVFRAREGRRTLRFSLNGRSYFLKHHRGVGWGEVLKNLCQLRLPIVSALAEVRAIEAVTAAGLHTMTVAGYGEKGINPAKIHSFVITDDLADTLSLEEAGLLWQQDPPEPVFKRTLLDNVVRMAKVMHAAGINHRDFYLCHFLMSRTNWLANEGDVPLYLIDLHRAQVRERVPWRWLVKDMSGLFYSAMDIGLTKADLLRAMANYSGKPWRQTLQEDQRFWLAVRGRAEKLYRKDKQQEAPRWI encoded by the coding sequence ATGACAGAGCTATTCCTTCGAGACGAACTTGCGCGGGCCTGGCAACAGAAAGACCCTTTTGACTGTGTAGTGGCGCTGGAAGGTGAGGTGTTTCGTGCCAGAGAGGGGCGCCGTACCCTGCGTTTTTCCTTGAACGGTCGGAGCTATTTTCTCAAACACCACCGTGGTGTTGGTTGGGGTGAGGTGCTTAAGAATCTCTGCCAGCTGCGCTTGCCAATAGTCAGTGCTTTGGCGGAGGTTCGTGCCATTGAGGCTGTGACTGCTGCGGGTTTGCATACCATGACGGTGGCCGGGTATGGCGAGAAGGGTATCAATCCGGCGAAGATCCACTCTTTTGTGATCACGGATGATCTCGCCGACACCCTGAGCCTGGAAGAGGCTGGGTTGCTGTGGCAGCAAGACCCGCCGGAGCCGGTGTTCAAACGAACCTTGTTGGACAATGTAGTGCGGATGGCTAAGGTCATGCATGCGGCAGGCATCAATCACCGGGATTTCTACTTGTGTCACTTCCTGATGAGCCGCACTAATTGGCTGGCGAATGAAGGTGATGTGCCTCTCTATCTGATTGACTTGCACCGGGCGCAAGTTCGCGAGCGTGTACCATGGCGTTGGCTGGTCAAGGATATGAGTGGTCTGTTTTATTCAGCTATGGATATTGGACTGACCAAGGCAGACCTGCTGCGAGCGATGGCGAACTATAGCGGTAAGCCCTGGCGTCAGACCTTGCAAGAAGACCAGCGCTTCTGGCTTGCTGTTCGCGGACGGGCCGAAAAGCTGTACCGCAAGGACAAGCAACAGGAGGCGCCCCGGTGGATTTGA
- a CDS encoding lipopolysaccharide kinase InaA family protein: MIYRDQEAVASLLAGESVQAWFSAEHQILKQGGKVEARLLKTPAGVVFVKHYRAKNLFRRVISWLGVFRARRIFRLSLELRRIGVRVPEPMAYLMEKRRDCSSSFFVCEGLDAEDLKSIAVNSGLEAIGGVERVFADVVELLVGLHQAGYAHGDTKWANWMVRRSDSQLVLIDLDGVFRPFWFRNKHFGRDLARFLINARELRIHEYIIEAMLANYAKQRGRSVTQVCRDLGPAYDKLAKRHRQKYGSQL; encoded by the coding sequence TTGATCTATCGTGACCAAGAAGCCGTGGCTTCTCTCTTGGCGGGTGAATCTGTGCAGGCATGGTTTAGTGCTGAGCACCAGATCCTGAAGCAGGGCGGGAAAGTAGAGGCTCGGCTGCTTAAGACTCCTGCTGGCGTTGTTTTTGTCAAACATTACAGGGCGAAGAACTTGTTTCGGCGTGTAATCTCCTGGCTTGGTGTGTTTCGTGCAAGACGTATTTTTCGGCTCTCTCTTGAATTACGCCGTATCGGTGTCCGGGTCCCTGAGCCGATGGCCTATCTGATGGAAAAGCGGCGGGATTGCTCGTCATCATTCTTCGTGTGCGAAGGTCTGGATGCTGAGGACCTCAAATCCATTGCGGTTAACAGCGGCCTGGAGGCGATTGGCGGCGTTGAGCGCGTGTTTGCTGATGTCGTGGAGCTCTTGGTGGGCCTGCATCAGGCCGGCTATGCACATGGCGATACCAAATGGGCGAACTGGATGGTACGGCGTTCTGATTCTCAACTTGTGTTGATTGATCTTGATGGTGTCTTTCGGCCTTTCTGGTTTCGTAATAAACACTTTGGTAGAGATCTGGCCCGCTTTTTGATCAATGCTCGGGAGCTGCGCATTCACGAGTACATTATTGAGGCTATGTTGGCGAATTATGCTAAGCAACGGGGGCGTTCCGTGACACAGGTCTGCCGCGATCTGGGGCCAGCCTATGACAAGCTGGCAAAGCGTCATCGTCAGAAATATGGATCGCAGTTGTGA